In Luteitalea sp. TBR-22, one genomic interval encodes:
- a CDS encoding YqgE/AlgH family protein, with protein MRLRTSRFGLLAAGGCLVLAAALAVPIEQAVTARQPGREVTVRQLAAGKMLVASRRLADPNFTETVLLLIEYRTDGAAGLVLTRQSELPLARALPDLAPVAPLAMRPFVGGPVAHETVLALSRTACPGCRMVTRGVHLVNDGDMLRQRLASGDDDRTLRVYTGYAGWSAGQLAAEVREDAWRVVPGDAAAVFDGEPETLWRRMLARAESVLADRGTGGEPSGADVVDGLR; from the coding sequence TTGCGGCTTCGTACGAGTCGTTTCGGGCTGCTCGCGGCCGGTGGGTGCCTCGTGCTGGCTGCCGCGCTGGCCGTACCGATCGAGCAGGCGGTCACGGCGCGTCAGCCCGGGCGCGAGGTGACGGTACGCCAGTTGGCTGCGGGCAAGATGCTCGTCGCAAGCCGCCGCCTCGCCGATCCGAACTTCACCGAGACCGTGCTGCTGCTCATCGAGTACCGCACCGACGGCGCGGCGGGGCTCGTGCTCACCCGCCAGTCGGAGCTGCCGTTGGCGCGCGCCCTACCCGACCTCGCGCCAGTGGCCCCGCTGGCCATGCGACCGTTCGTCGGCGGTCCGGTGGCGCACGAAACGGTGCTCGCGTTGTCACGGACGGCGTGCCCGGGGTGCCGCATGGTGACCCGCGGCGTGCACCTGGTGAACGACGGCGACATGCTGCGGCAGCGCCTCGCCTCGGGCGACGACGATCGCACGCTGCGCGTGTACACCGGTTATGCCGGCTGGAGCGCGGGTCAACTGGCCGCGGAGGTGCGCGAGGACGCCTGGCGCGTCGTGCCGGGCGACGCCGCAGCCGTGTTCGATGGCGAGCCGGAGACGCTGTGGCGGCGCATGCTCGCGCGCGCGGAGTCGGTGCTGGCGGACCGGGGTACCGGCGGCGAACCATCGGGCGCAGACGTCGTCGACGGCTTGCGGTAA
- the mutM gene encoding bifunctional DNA-formamidopyrimidine glycosylase/DNA-(apurinic or apyrimidinic site) lyase: MPELPEVEAARRLLTPAMKDARFERVLLRRANLRRAFPPDFTARLTDATVLDVERRAKYLRLPLSTGEVLVMHLGMSGDFRVERPGEDDRVPPGLHDHVVFEMSSGAIVTFTDPRRFGSMDLLARGDDGPDALRTLGPEPLSDDFDTEALARACAGRKAPLKAALLDQRVVAGLGNIYVVEALHRAGLSPRRRASTIATPRGAPRPTARALVAAIKAVLTTAVARQLQPTYRDARFRVYDRAGEPCPKAGCDGTIRRIVQAGRSTFYCPTCQR, from the coding sequence GTGCCCGAACTGCCTGAGGTCGAGGCGGCGCGTCGGTTGCTGACGCCGGCCATGAAGGACGCGCGGTTCGAGCGCGTGTTGCTGCGTCGCGCCAATCTCCGGCGCGCGTTCCCGCCCGACTTCACGGCCAGGCTGACCGACGCCACGGTGCTCGACGTCGAGCGCCGCGCCAAGTACCTGCGGCTGCCCCTGTCGACCGGCGAGGTGCTGGTGATGCACCTCGGGATGTCCGGCGACTTCAGGGTCGAGCGTCCCGGCGAGGACGACAGGGTGCCACCCGGCCTGCATGATCACGTCGTGTTCGAGATGTCCTCGGGCGCCATCGTCACGTTCACCGATCCGCGCCGCTTCGGGTCGATGGACCTGCTGGCGCGCGGCGACGACGGGCCGGACGCACTGCGCACACTGGGACCCGAGCCGTTGTCGGACGACTTCGATACGGAGGCGCTGGCCCGCGCCTGTGCCGGCCGCAAGGCGCCACTCAAGGCAGCCCTGCTCGATCAACGCGTGGTGGCCGGCCTCGGCAACATCTACGTCGTCGAGGCACTGCATCGCGCCGGCCTGTCGCCGCGTCGCCGCGCCTCCACGATCGCGACGCCGCGCGGCGCGCCCCGGCCCACCGCACGCGCACTCGTCGCAGCCATCAAGGCGGTGCTGACGACGGCGGTGGCCCGCCAACTGCAGCCCACGTACCGCGACGCGCGCTTCCGGGTGTACGACCGTGCCGGCGAGCCCTGCCCGAAAGCGGGCTGCGACGGCACCATCCGGCGGATCGTGCAGGCCGGCCGGTCGACGTTCTACTGCCCCACCTGTCAGCGGTGA
- a CDS encoding DinB family protein, with the protein MASTNTPHPTSFISTDALLEHWQGHRRLTRRVIELFPDDQLFTFSIGGMRTFGELANELLGMAGPMAHGLATLEWGGYAPPKATSKAEILRLWDESTTKISEFWAQIPGERFQETLTSFGQYTGPGYWQVLYIVDNEIHHRGQGYVYLRALGIEPPPFWER; encoded by the coding sequence ATGGCCAGCACGAACACACCCCACCCGACCTCGTTCATCTCGACGGATGCACTGCTCGAGCATTGGCAGGGGCACCGCCGACTGACGCGGCGAGTCATCGAGCTGTTCCCGGACGACCAGCTGTTCACGTTCTCGATCGGCGGGATGAGGACGTTCGGGGAACTCGCCAACGAACTGCTCGGCATGGCCGGACCGATGGCCCACGGGTTGGCGACGCTCGAGTGGGGCGGGTACGCGCCCCCGAAGGCGACGTCGAAGGCCGAGATCCTCCGGCTGTGGGACGAGAGCACGACGAAGATCAGCGAGTTCTGGGCGCAGATCCCCGGTGAGCGGTTCCAGGAGACGCTGACCTCGTTCGGCCAGTACACCGGCCCGGGCTACTGGCAGGTGCTCTACATCGTGGACAACGAGATTCACCACCGCGGGCAGGGCTATGTCTACCTGCGCGCGCTGGGCATCGAACCGCCTCCCTTCTGGGAGCGGTGA
- a CDS encoding penicillin acylase family protein produces the protein MPRTLPVLITGALLLGASPQGLVGQSSRDSTVLPGLERPVEVRIDTWGVPHIYAERLYDAFAAQGFVAARDRLWQMDLWRKRGLGEMAKDFGPAYVESDRMARAVLWRGSLQREWLAYASDAKRIAEAFVAGVNAYVALTEREPQRLPEEFRLLGYRPSRWQAADLVRIRHHGLTLNLTSEIDRAEAYCKDGSDAARVDWLRRALVPDVTPTLVPGFDPCVLPFARLRTAYEDATARPRFPAIPPAAAPMSPPGLIPLDPSSGVPAPDASLVQGSNNWVVAPSRTATGRPVLASDPHRAHGAPSLRYISHLVAPGLDVIGAGEPFLPGISVGHTDVIAFGLTRFYMDQEDLYLYETNPSAPTEYRYKDRWEPMETITERIEVRGEAPRDVTIAFTRHGPVLAADPDGHRAFALRAAWLEEGMAPYFGSIEYMRARNWDQFTAAMNRWGAPGENQVYADTSGTIGWIAAGLTPIRATWDGLTPVPGDGRYEWAGFRDMDELPRASNPASGYLVTANENNIPADHPAAGKGIGYEWSDDSRARRLKQLLASSARHRLEDSRAFQLDTRSLPAQRVVTLLRDVRDARPEVTRALGLLRAWDGHVRADSAAAAVFEVWFTNHLRPAVTRAVLPPSAAARLGAADASRILQVLEGHGGWLPVARRDRLIVDSLAQALAELERRLGADMATWQWGRLHQAVFDHPLAERADAATRSRLTVGAGPLDGSSVTPMAAAYGTTDYRLTSGASFRMVADVGQWDASMAINTPGQSGDPASSHYRDLAPLWVKGGYFPLVYSRQAVERETRLRIVLSPR, from the coding sequence ATGCCTCGCACGCTTCCCGTGCTGATCACCGGCGCCCTCCTGCTCGGCGCCTCGCCGCAGGGGCTCGTCGGCCAGTCGTCGAGAGACTCGACGGTCCTCCCCGGACTCGAGCGTCCCGTCGAGGTGCGTATCGACACCTGGGGCGTTCCGCACATCTACGCCGAGCGGCTCTACGACGCGTTCGCCGCGCAGGGGTTCGTGGCGGCGCGCGACCGACTCTGGCAGATGGATCTCTGGCGCAAGCGTGGGCTCGGCGAGATGGCGAAGGACTTCGGCCCTGCCTACGTCGAGAGCGACCGCATGGCGCGGGCGGTGCTGTGGCGCGGATCCCTGCAGCGCGAGTGGCTGGCGTATGCATCGGACGCCAAGCGCATTGCCGAGGCCTTCGTGGCCGGCGTGAATGCCTACGTCGCGCTGACCGAGCGTGAGCCGCAACGCCTCCCGGAGGAGTTCCGGCTGCTCGGCTACCGGCCGTCGCGCTGGCAGGCCGCCGATCTCGTCCGCATCCGTCATCACGGGCTGACGCTCAACCTGACGAGCGAGATCGACCGTGCCGAGGCCTACTGCAAGGATGGCTCGGATGCCGCGCGCGTGGACTGGCTGCGGCGTGCCCTCGTGCCCGACGTGACGCCGACGCTCGTGCCCGGCTTCGACCCGTGTGTCCTGCCGTTCGCGCGACTGCGCACGGCATACGAGGACGCCACCGCTCGCCCACGCTTCCCGGCCATCCCGCCGGCTGCCGCCCCGATGTCTCCGCCGGGCCTGATTCCCCTGGATCCGTCGTCCGGAGTCCCGGCGCCCGACGCATCGCTCGTGCAGGGCTCCAACAACTGGGTGGTGGCGCCGTCGCGCACGGCGACGGGACGTCCCGTGCTGGCCAGCGATCCCCATCGGGCGCATGGCGCGCCGAGCCTGCGCTACATCAGCCATCTCGTCGCTCCTGGGCTCGACGTCATCGGCGCCGGCGAGCCGTTCCTGCCCGGCATCTCGGTCGGCCACACCGACGTCATCGCGTTCGGGCTGACGCGGTTCTACATGGACCAGGAGGACCTCTACCTCTACGAGACCAACCCGTCGGCGCCGACCGAGTACCGCTACAAGGACCGCTGGGAGCCGATGGAGACGATCACCGAGCGAATCGAGGTGCGCGGCGAGGCGCCTCGCGACGTGACGATCGCCTTCACGCGGCATGGCCCGGTGCTGGCGGCCGATCCGGACGGGCACCGTGCCTTCGCGCTGCGCGCCGCGTGGCTCGAGGAAGGGATGGCGCCGTACTTCGGATCCATCGAGTACATGCGGGCCCGCAACTGGGACCAGTTCACCGCCGCGATGAATCGGTGGGGCGCGCCCGGGGAGAACCAGGTATATGCCGACACCAGCGGCACCATCGGGTGGATTGCCGCCGGACTCACGCCGATCCGGGCCACCTGGGACGGCCTGACGCCGGTGCCCGGCGACGGCCGCTACGAGTGGGCCGGTTTCCGCGACATGGACGAACTGCCGCGCGCCTCCAACCCGGCGTCGGGCTACCTGGTGACGGCCAACGAGAACAACATCCCGGCCGATCACCCGGCCGCCGGCAAGGGCATCGGCTACGAGTGGAGCGACGACTCCCGGGCTCGACGCCTGAAGCAACTGCTCGCGTCGTCGGCGCGGCACCGGCTCGAGGACTCACGCGCCTTCCAGCTCGACACGCGCTCGCTGCCGGCGCAGCGGGTGGTGACGCTGCTACGGGACGTGCGGGACGCACGTCCAGAAGTGACTCGCGCGCTCGGCCTGCTGCGCGCCTGGGATGGCCACGTGCGCGCCGACAGTGCCGCGGCCGCGGTGTTCGAAGTGTGGTTCACGAACCATCTGCGGCCAGCAGTGACGCGGGCGGTCCTGCCGCCGTCCGCGGCGGCGCGCCTGGGAGCGGCCGATGCCAGCCGCATCCTGCAGGTGCTCGAGGGGCATGGCGGGTGGTTGCCGGTCGCACGTCGCGATCGCCTCATCGTCGACTCGCTGGCCCAGGCCCTCGCGGAGCTGGAGCGCCGGCTCGGTGCCGACATGGCGACCTGGCAATGGGGCCGGTTGCACCAGGCCGTGTTCGATCACCCGCTGGCCGAACGCGCGGACGCGGCGACGCGGTCCCGCCTCACGGTCGGCGCGGGGCCGCTCGACGGGTCGAGCGTCACGCCCATGGCCGCCGCGTACGGGACCACCGACTACCGCCTCACGTCGGGGGCATCCTTCCGCATGGTGGCCGATGTCGGCCAGTGGGATGCGTCGATGGCCATCAATACCCCTGGCCAGTCCGGCGACCCGGCCAGCAGCCACTATCGCGATCTCGCGCCGCTCTGGGTGAAGGGCGGCTACTTCCCGCTGGTGTACTCGCGGCAGGCCGTCGAGCGCGAGACGCGCTTGCGCATCGTGCTGTCGCCGCGGTGA
- a CDS encoding winged helix-turn-helix domain-containing protein — protein sequence MPAAAYRFGPFELRPGEHILLKDGARVPLSPKAFDLLHLLVERRGALLEKQALLAAPWPDTFVEEANLSVQVAAIRKALQPDADGVIETVSKRGYRFTAPIEEVLPDQDESSQVVRLLVLPLRVLAPNLEAEFLSRSLPDAIASTLTAIPWLSVRAPFDLYGRRPQDGTSIAADADVVLEGSLGELSGQTCVMLRLLRAPSGVVLYTEQATVGPGTLHDLQGRVSRELARQLSSHFGRVEPAGSSSGGPATPGAYVLYLRANQLAYETSQWAAAQELYEAALREDPQYAPAWARLGRCHRVIAKFEAPATEAQDAFSRAEAALTRALALDPDLSLAHNLYAQLEVDLGRPEQAMLRLVSRLGAHPHAPDLFAGLVHVLRYCGLLDLSIAAHRCARALDATVPTSVHHTWWMKGDPERALGETFGDIGYMPGLALASLGRDREAVAALRWRERETTDTRVRCYLVSLRALLEGQRDESLEALQRLRVPVDAEARYYVARTYAALGEHDLAMEELTQVVDGGFLCHETFARDPWLSVLHADARFAPVVARARARSERAAVEFARAGGTTRLRA from the coding sequence ATGCCCGCCGCCGCTTACAGGTTTGGTCCGTTCGAGCTGCGTCCCGGCGAGCACATCCTGCTCAAGGACGGCGCCCGTGTGCCCCTGAGCCCGAAGGCCTTCGACCTGCTGCACCTGTTGGTGGAGCGGCGCGGGGCGCTGCTGGAGAAGCAGGCGCTGCTGGCCGCGCCCTGGCCGGACACCTTCGTGGAGGAGGCCAACCTGTCGGTGCAGGTGGCGGCGATCCGCAAGGCGCTGCAGCCGGACGCCGACGGCGTGATCGAGACCGTCTCGAAGCGGGGCTATCGGTTCACCGCGCCCATCGAGGAGGTGCTCCCGGACCAGGACGAGTCATCGCAGGTGGTCCGTCTGCTCGTCCTGCCGCTGCGGGTGCTCGCGCCCAACCTCGAGGCGGAGTTCCTCTCTCGGAGCCTGCCCGACGCGATCGCCTCGACGCTCACGGCGATCCCGTGGCTGTCGGTCCGCGCCCCGTTCGACCTGTACGGCCGCAGGCCGCAGGACGGCACGTCGATCGCGGCCGATGCCGACGTGGTGCTCGAGGGCTCGCTCGGCGAGCTGTCGGGCCAGACCTGCGTGATGCTGCGGCTGCTGCGTGCCCCGTCCGGCGTCGTGCTCTACACCGAGCAGGCCACGGTCGGCCCCGGCACCCTCCACGACCTGCAGGGGCGCGTGTCGCGGGAGCTGGCGCGACAGCTCTCGTCCCACTTCGGCCGCGTCGAGCCGGCCGGCAGCAGTTCCGGCGGCCCGGCGACGCCGGGCGCGTACGTGCTGTACCTGCGCGCGAACCAGCTGGCCTACGAGACGAGCCAGTGGGCGGCGGCGCAGGAGTTGTACGAGGCGGCGCTTCGCGAGGACCCGCAGTACGCGCCGGCCTGGGCGCGGCTCGGGCGATGCCATCGCGTGATCGCGAAGTTCGAAGCGCCGGCGACGGAAGCCCAGGACGCCTTCTCGCGCGCGGAAGCGGCCTTGACTCGCGCGCTGGCGCTCGATCCGGACCTGTCGCTCGCGCACAACCTGTACGCGCAGCTCGAGGTGGACCTGGGGCGTCCCGAGCAGGCGATGCTGCGATTGGTCAGCCGCCTCGGGGCGCACCCCCATGCGCCCGATCTCTTCGCCGGGCTCGTCCACGTGCTCCGCTACTGCGGCCTGCTCGATCTGTCGATTGCCGCACACCGCTGCGCGCGCGCCCTCGATGCGACAGTGCCGACCAGCGTCCATCACACCTGGTGGATGAAGGGCGATCCCGAACGGGCCCTCGGCGAGACCTTCGGCGACATCGGCTACATGCCTGGCCTGGCGCTGGCCTCACTGGGGCGTGATCGCGAAGCCGTCGCGGCGTTGCGATGGCGCGAGCGGGAGACCACCGACACGCGGGTGCGGTGCTACCTGGTGTCGTTACGGGCGCTGCTCGAGGGGCAGCGCGACGAGAGCCTCGAGGCGCTGCAGCGACTGCGCGTGCCGGTCGACGCCGAGGCACGCTACTACGTGGCGCGCACGTACGCCGCGCTCGGCGAGCACGACCTCGCGATGGAGGAGCTGACGCAGGTGGTCGATGGCGGGTTCCTGTGCCACGAGACGTTTGCGCGCGACCCCTGGCTCTCGGTACTGCACGCCGACGCCCGGTTCGCTCCAGTGGTCGCCAGGGCCCGTGCGCGGTCCGAACGCGCGGCCGTGGAGTTCGCGCGCGCGGGGGGGACCACGCGGCTGCGCGCGTGA
- a CDS encoding ankyrin repeat domain-containing protein produces MSTPVPPSVSFNLEQQRKRAKDLLRAARAGDSEALARLSAGRRQAAGESPRLALADAQYVVAREAGYPSWPKLVAAAHAGDVAAFKDAVRAADVPRARHLLASRHVRAVVNEPLFDFGQRAAHVAAGHEGMLGALIDAGADLNLRSAWQNGPYTVLDNATESTASYLLARGATLTPHVAARLGWLDRLRALLDADATLVHARGGDGQQPLHQARTIAIADLLLERGADIDARCIDHKSTPAQYALGDRPEVCRHLLARGATPDIFMAARLGDVELATRLIAAEPSCLEARINEPGYALVPPFNSYCWSLGFGLSPHDVARRFGQTAVAVLLDASSPRRVRLLSALLAVDEAAVDAILASDPGLLSGLSREDHGRLAHAIFHEHFAAASLMLRVGFDPMAPGIDGGSALHAACWVGNVAMVERLLGRGGVPLDLRDPVHQSPPLGWAAFGSVHRRARGADYPGVIDRLVAAGADIHAVGNVRGMSLLEMAAGDPATQEALRRHGAR; encoded by the coding sequence GTGTCCACGCCCGTCCCCCCGTCCGTTTCTTTCAACCTCGAGCAGCAGCGCAAGCGCGCAAAGGATCTGCTGCGCGCGGCGCGCGCCGGTGATTCTGAGGCCCTCGCACGCCTGAGTGCCGGCAGGCGCCAGGCGGCAGGCGAGTCGCCGCGCCTCGCGTTGGCCGATGCCCAGTACGTGGTCGCCCGAGAGGCGGGATACCCGTCGTGGCCGAAGCTGGTCGCCGCCGCGCACGCGGGAGATGTCGCCGCGTTCAAGGACGCCGTGCGCGCCGCCGATGTGCCCCGCGCACGCCACCTGCTCGCCTCGCGCCACGTGCGTGCGGTCGTCAACGAACCGTTGTTCGATTTCGGCCAGCGCGCTGCGCACGTCGCGGCGGGCCACGAGGGGATGCTCGGGGCGCTGATCGACGCCGGCGCCGACCTGAACCTGCGGAGCGCGTGGCAGAACGGGCCCTACACCGTGCTCGACAACGCCACCGAGTCGACCGCGTCGTACCTGCTCGCACGGGGAGCGACGCTGACCCCGCACGTCGCGGCGCGACTGGGCTGGCTCGATCGGCTGCGGGCACTGCTCGACGCCGACGCGACGCTCGTCCACGCGCGTGGCGGCGACGGCCAGCAGCCGCTGCACCAGGCGCGCACGATCGCGATCGCCGACCTGCTCCTCGAACGTGGCGCCGACATCGACGCGCGCTGCATCGACCACAAGTCGACACCTGCGCAGTACGCGCTCGGCGATCGACCCGAGGTGTGTCGCCACCTCCTCGCGCGCGGCGCGACGCCCGACATCTTCATGGCGGCGCGGCTCGGCGACGTCGAACTCGCGACGCGCCTGATCGCCGCCGAGCCATCGTGCCTCGAGGCTCGGATCAACGAGCCCGGTTACGCGCTGGTGCCGCCGTTCAACAGCTACTGCTGGTCGCTGGGCTTCGGGCTGTCGCCGCACGATGTCGCGCGCAGGTTCGGTCAGACCGCCGTCGCCGTGCTGCTCGACGCATCGAGTCCCCGCCGGGTGCGGCTGCTCAGCGCGCTGCTCGCAGTCGACGAGGCGGCGGTCGACGCCATCCTGGCCAGCGATCCCGGGCTCCTTTCCGGCTTGTCCAGGGAGGATCATGGTCGCCTGGCACACGCCATCTTCCACGAGCACTTCGCGGCGGCGTCGCTGATGCTGCGCGTCGGGTTCGATCCGATGGCGCCCGGCATCGATGGCGGCTCCGCGCTGCATGCGGCGTGCTGGGTGGGCAACGTGGCGATGGTCGAGCGCCTGCTTGGGCGCGGCGGCGTGCCGCTCGACCTGCGTGATCCCGTGCACCAGAGCCCGCCCCTCGGCTGGGCGGCGTTCGGCTCGGTGCACCGACGGGCTCGCGGCGCGGACTACCCCGGCGTGATCGATCGTCTCGTGGCGGCCGGCGCCGACATCCACGCCGTCGGCAACGTCAGGGGCATGTCCCTGCTGGAGATGGCCGCGGGCGACCCGGCCACGCAGGAAGCACTGCGGCGCCACGGCGCAAGGTAG
- a CDS encoding VOC family protein, with product MMDIQTPGLHHLALRVTDLGASRHFYGTTLGFPVILEGPGLFLFLAGRTAIGVRGADGQTPSGDAFNPYRVGLDHLAIACSSAAELRRVTSGLARAGVPNTGVKVDPTLNREYVAFKDPDGIAWEYYMAPDATRDTVVAYYDALPPDRRPRVQQVIVDGEHAAVQYSLDIDGRRTEGVGVFRVVNGEIVDAQPFVGVPS from the coding sequence ATGATGGACATCCAGACACCCGGACTGCACCACCTGGCCTTGAGGGTCACGGATCTGGGTGCGAGCCGCCACTTCTACGGCACCACGCTCGGCTTTCCCGTCATCCTCGAGGGCCCGGGGCTCTTCCTGTTCCTGGCCGGGCGCACGGCCATCGGCGTGCGTGGCGCGGACGGGCAGACGCCCTCCGGCGATGCCTTCAACCCGTACCGCGTCGGCCTGGATCACCTCGCGATCGCGTGCAGCAGCGCGGCCGAGCTTCGACGGGTGACGTCGGGCCTGGCGCGGGCGGGCGTGCCGAACACCGGCGTGAAGGTCGACCCGACGCTGAATCGCGAGTACGTGGCCTTCAAGGACCCGGACGGGATCGCGTGGGAGTACTACATGGCCCCGGACGCCACGCGCGACACCGTGGTGGCCTACTACGACGCGCTCCCGCCCGATCGCCGACCCCGTGTGCAGCAGGTCATCGTCGACGGCGAGCACGCGGCCGTGCAGTACTCGCTGGACATCGACGGCCGCCGCACCGAGGGGGTCGGTGTCTTCCGCGTCGTCAACGGCGAGATCGTCGACGCGCAGCCGTTCGTCGGCGTCCCGTCATGA
- a CDS encoding transferrin receptor-like dimerization domain-containing protein gives MRPALPLLAALLSLSSLVGHAQDRPASPIHGFSPARLQAQRDLERRFDAEVSTANLTAWLKQLAGRPHHAGSPHGKANAEFMARLLREWGYQVEIKRYDVLFPTPKTRRLELVAPTSFTARLAEPPLADDALSKLQAEALPTFNMYSIDGDVTGELVYVNYGVPADYEALERRGIDVKGKIVLARYGGSWRGIKPKVAAEHGAIGCLIYSDPRDDGYGQGDVYPKGGYRNEHSAQRGSVSDMPVYPGDPLTPGVAATSDAPRPEFTKAQSLTKIPVLPISYADARPLLEALGGPMAPAAWRGGLPIPYHLGPGPARVHLQLAFDWKLAPAYNVIATLPGGEFPDQWVVRGNHHDGWVAGASDPVSGMVAVLEEARIVGALARTGWKPRRTLVFAAWDAEEPGLLGSTEWVEDLADTLSAKVVAYVNSDSNARGFFDAGGTHSLERFVNEIARDVPDPKVKGSVADRLLARTILQGSAAERRLAREEQRFEIDALGSGSDYTPFLQHLGIASLDIGFGGEGEYGQYHSVYDSVDHYLRFQDPDLSYAAALAKVGGRAVLRLSEADLLPFDFTRAAERISRYVDEVGDLVKAMKAETTEHNRRVDEGAFTLAANPTETWIVPKKKDEVPEVDLEPLRQAVERLRVAARRFDIAAKATGEVPASTLATANAIVFKAERTLTRADGLPRRPWFRHQVYAPGLYTGYGVKTLPAVREALEQRAWDEARAQVPLVAQTLERYAGEIERAASVLAP, from the coding sequence ATGCGACCTGCGCTTCCCCTGCTCGCCGCCCTGCTCTCCCTGTCTTCGCTCGTGGGTCATGCCCAGGACCGGCCCGCGTCGCCCATCCACGGGTTCTCGCCGGCGCGCCTGCAGGCGCAGCGCGATCTCGAGCGGCGCTTCGACGCCGAGGTCTCCACGGCCAACCTCACGGCGTGGTTGAAGCAGCTCGCGGGGCGCCCGCACCACGCCGGTTCTCCGCACGGCAAGGCCAACGCCGAGTTCATGGCGCGGCTGCTGCGCGAGTGGGGCTACCAGGTCGAGATCAAGCGGTACGACGTCCTGTTCCCGACACCGAAGACGCGGCGGCTCGAGCTCGTCGCACCGACGTCGTTCACCGCGCGCCTTGCCGAACCGCCGCTGGCCGATGACGCGCTGTCGAAGCTGCAGGCCGAGGCGCTGCCGACCTTCAACATGTACTCGATCGACGGCGACGTCACCGGCGAGCTCGTGTACGTGAACTACGGCGTGCCGGCCGACTACGAGGCGCTCGAGCGTCGCGGCATCGACGTCAAGGGCAAGATCGTCCTGGCGCGCTACGGCGGCTCCTGGCGCGGCATCAAGCCGAAGGTCGCCGCCGAGCACGGCGCCATCGGCTGCCTGATCTACTCCGATCCCCGCGACGACGGGTACGGGCAGGGCGATGTGTACCCCAAGGGCGGCTACCGCAACGAGCACTCCGCGCAGCGCGGCTCGGTCTCCGACATGCCGGTGTACCCGGGCGATCCGCTCACCCCCGGCGTCGCCGCCACCAGCGACGCGCCGCGCCCGGAGTTCACCAAGGCGCAGTCGCTTACGAAGATTCCCGTCCTGCCCATCTCGTACGCCGACGCGCGGCCGCTGCTCGAGGCGCTCGGCGGCCCCATGGCGCCCGCGGCCTGGCGCGGCGGCCTGCCCATCCCCTACCACCTCGGACCCGGTCCGGCGCGCGTCCACCTGCAGCTGGCCTTCGACTGGAAGCTCGCGCCGGCCTACAACGTGATTGCGACGCTGCCGGGCGGCGAGTTCCCCGATCAGTGGGTGGTGCGCGGCAACCACCACGACGGCTGGGTGGCCGGCGCCAGCGATCCGGTGAGCGGCATGGTTGCCGTCCTCGAGGAGGCGCGCATCGTCGGCGCGCTGGCCCGCACGGGGTGGAAGCCGCGTCGCACCCTCGTGTTCGCGGCATGGGATGCCGAGGAGCCCGGGCTGCTCGGCTCCACCGAGTGGGTCGAGGACCTGGCCGACACGCTGAGCGCGAAGGTCGTCGCCTACGTGAACTCCGACAGCAACGCGCGCGGCTTCTTCGATGCGGGCGGGACGCACAGCCTCGAGCGCTTCGTGAACGAGATTGCCCGCGACGTGCCGGATCCGAAGGTGAAGGGATCGGTGGCCGACCGCCTGCTGGCGCGCACGATCCTGCAGGGATCGGCGGCCGAACGCCGCCTGGCGCGCGAGGAGCAGCGCTTCGAGATCGACGCCCTGGGCTCGGGATCCGACTACACGCCGTTCCTGCAGCACCTCGGCATCGCCTCGCTGGACATTGGCTTCGGCGGCGAGGGCGAGTACGGGCAGTACCACTCGGTGTACGACTCGGTGGACCACTACCTGCGCTTCCAGGACCCCGATCTCTCGTATGCCGCCGCACTGGCAAAGGTCGGCGGACGCGCCGTGCTGCGCCTGTCGGAGGCCGACCTGCTGCCGTTCGACTTCACGCGCGCCGCCGAGCGCATCAGCCGCTACGTCGACGAGGTGGGCGACCTGGTCAAGGCGATGAAGGCCGAGACCACCGAGCACAACCGCCGCGTCGACGAAGGTGCGTTCACGCTGGCCGCCAATCCGACCGAGACGTGGATCGTGCCGAAGAAGAAGGACGAGGTGCCCGAGGTCGACCTCGAGCCGCTGCGCCAGGCGGTGGAGCGGTTGCGGGTGGCGGCGCGCCGGTTCGACATCGCGGCGAAGGCGACCGGCGAGGTGCCGGCGAGCACCCTGGCGACCGCCAACGCCATCGTCTTCAAGGCAGAGCGGACGCTCACCCGCGCCGACGGCCTGCCGCGCCGGCCGTGGTTCCGGCACCAGGTGTACGCGCCGGGGCTGTACACCGGCTACGGCGTGAAGACGCTGCCGGCGGTGCGCGAGGCGCTCGAGCAGCGCGCGTGGGACGAGGCGCGCGCGCAGGTGCCGCTCGTCGCGCAGACGCTCGAGCGGTACGCCGGCGAGATCGAGCGGGCCGCGTCGGTGCTGGCGCCCTGA